A genomic stretch from Pomacea canaliculata isolate SZHN2017 linkage group LG2, ASM307304v1, whole genome shotgun sequence includes:
- the LOC112556781 gene encoding ras-related protein Rab-27A-like: protein MGEPPAGGGGGTKGDSAGTDYDYLIKFLALGDSGVGKTSLLYQYTDNTFNGRFISTVGIDFREKRVVHRVPGPDGSMGRSQRVLLQMWDTAGQERFRSLTTAFFRDAMGFLLLFDLTNEQSFLNTRNWLSQLQTHAYCENPDVILCGNKADLEDQRRVSEDKAREMAEKFGLPYFETSAATGLNVAKSVECLLDMVMARMERCVDKSQLPKGKNALNNNSNKGLRYNDHSSDGGSCAC from the exons ATGGGAGAACCACCTgctggaggtggaggaggaacAAAGGGAGACAGTGCCGGAACTGACTATGACTACTTAATTAAATTCTTGGCATTGG gTGACTCAGGTGTAGGCAAGACCAGTCTGCTATACCAGTACACTGACAACACCTTCAATGGTAGATTCATCTCCACAGTTGGTATAGATTTCCGTGAAAAGCGTGTG GTTCATAGAGTTCCTGGACCTGATGGGTCAATGGGTCGCAGTCAGAGAGTTCTGCTGCAGATGTGGGACACAGCTGGTCAAGAACG GTTTCGAAGTCTTACAACAGCATTTTTCCGAGATGCAATGGGATTTCTCCTGCTCTTTGATCTGACAAATGAGCAGTCATTTTTGAATACACGAAACTGGCTAAGCCAGCTACAGACCCATGCTTACTGTGAAAACCCTGATGTTATTCTTTGTGGCAACAAAGCTGATCTGGAGGACCAGCGTAGAGTATCTGAAGACAAAGCAAGAGAAATGGCTGAGAAATTTGG ACTGCCATACTTTGAGACCAGTGCTGCAACAGGCTTAAATGTAGCAAAGTCAGTGGAGTGTCTGCTGGATATGGTGATGGCTCGCATGGAGCGCTGTGTTGACAAGTCGCAGCTGCCAAAGGGAAAGAATGCTTTGAACAACAACTCCAACAAGGGACTCAGATACAATGACCACTCTTCAGATGGAGGCTCTTGTGCatgttga